The Deinococcus radiopugnans ATCC 19172 genome has a segment encoding these proteins:
- the uvsE gene encoding UV DNA damage repair endonuclease UvsE, which yields MSEAPTPAYGLVCLTVGPEVRFRTVTLSRYRALSPAEREAKLLDLYTDNISRLRGAADFCAARGIRLYRMSSSLFPMLDLIGDDTGEAVLTSLAAPLREAGQAFVDHGIRVLMHPEQFIVLNSDTPDVRVRSVHALTSHARVMDGLGLERSPWNLLLLHGGKGGRAAELTAVIPDLPDAARLRLGLENDERAYGPADLLPVCEATGTPMVYDGHHHVIHDRLPDQDHPAVREWVLKARATWTPPEWQVVHLSNGIEGPQDRRHSHLITHLPAAFADVPWIEVEAKGKEEAVGALMEGPAV from the coding sequence GTGAGCGAAGCGCCCACGCCCGCCTACGGGCTGGTGTGCCTGACCGTGGGGCCGGAGGTCCGCTTCCGCACCGTCACCCTTAGCCGCTACCGGGCGCTGTCGCCCGCCGAGCGCGAGGCCAAGCTGCTGGACCTGTACACCGACAATATTTCCAGACTGCGCGGGGCCGCCGACTTCTGCGCGGCGCGTGGCATCCGGCTCTACCGCATGAGTTCCAGCCTGTTTCCCATGCTGGACCTGATTGGCGACGACACCGGGGAGGCGGTGCTGACCTCGCTGGCGGCCCCGCTCCGGGAGGCGGGACAGGCGTTCGTGGACCACGGCATCCGCGTGCTGATGCATCCCGAGCAGTTCATCGTTCTGAACAGCGACACCCCGGACGTGCGGGTCCGCAGCGTTCACGCCCTGACCTCGCACGCCCGCGTGATGGACGGTCTGGGATTGGAACGCAGTCCCTGGAACCTGTTGCTGCTGCACGGCGGCAAGGGGGGCCGCGCCGCCGAACTGACGGCGGTGATTCCCGACCTGCCCGACGCTGCCCGCCTGCGCCTGGGGCTGGAAAACGACGAACGCGCCTACGGTCCCGCCGACCTGCTGCCCGTCTGCGAGGCCACCGGCACCCCGATGGTCTACGACGGGCACCACCACGTCATCCACGACCGGCTGCCCGATCAGGACCACCCCGCCGTGCGCGAGTGGGTCTTGAAGGCCCGCGCCACCTGGACCCCGCCCGAGTGGCAGGTGGTGCACCTGTCCAACGGCATCGAGGGACCGCAGGACCGCCGCCACAGCCACCTGATCACGCACCTGCCCGCCGCCTTCGCGGACGTGCCGTGGATCGAGGTGGAGGCCAAGGGCAAGGAGGAGGCGGTGGGGGCGTTGATGGAAGGCCCGGCGGTCTAA
- a CDS encoding DUF2256 domain-containing protein, whose product MPAKAEKRAFGGGRKPSERPSKICPVCGLPFSWRKKWERDWDSVKYCSDRCRAAAKAAQ is encoded by the coding sequence ATGCCCGCTAAGGCCGAGAAGCGGGCGTTCGGCGGGGGCCGCAAACCCTCCGAGCGCCCCAGCAAGATCTGCCCGGTGTGTGGCCTGCCCTTCTCGTGGCGCAAGAAGTGGGAGCGCGACTGGGACAGCGTCAAATACTGCTCGGACCGCTGCCGGGCGGCGGCGAAGGCGGCCCAGTGA
- a CDS encoding AAA family ATPase: MSGPVWVLSGSPGVGKSSVAHALLQHYPRGLHLPVDDLREFVVSGLVPPSLNHPPEAVRQFELARRAAAFHARLYAEAGFAVAVDDVLWSADLEAMRVHWAGLDVRPVFLCPTLEVTQARNAARTGKAFDTQSLVPMIAALHPAMPPAEYRAAGWRVLDTSGLSLEQTVAQLLG; this comes from the coding sequence GTGAGCGGCCCCGTCTGGGTGCTGTCGGGCAGTCCGGGGGTGGGCAAGTCCAGCGTGGCCCACGCCCTGTTACAGCACTACCCGCGCGGCCTGCACCTGCCGGTGGACGATCTGCGCGAATTCGTGGTGTCGGGTCTGGTGCCGCCCAGCCTCAATCACCCGCCCGAGGCTGTCCGGCAGTTTGAGCTGGCCCGCCGCGCCGCCGCTTTTCATGCCCGGCTGTACGCGGAGGCAGGCTTCGCGGTGGCCGTGGACGACGTGCTGTGGTCCGCCGATCTGGAGGCGATGCGCGTTCACTGGGCCGGACTGGACGTCCGCCCGGTCTTCTTGTGCCCCACGCTGGAGGTCACGCAGGCACGCAACGCGGCCCGCACCGGCAAGGCCTTCGACACGCAAAGTCTGGTGCCGATGATCGCGGCCCTTCATCCGGCCATGCCGCCCGCCGAGTACCGCGCGGCGGGGTGGCGGGTGCTGGACACCTCCGGCCTGAGTCTCGAGCAGACCGTCGCTCAACTGTTGGGCTAG
- a CDS encoding PolC-type DNA polymerase III codes for MNVVVFDLETTGLSPERDAVVEIGAVRVVNGRIEETQKYETLVRPMGESGQPLLIPWRVERIHGISNEMVRHAPTMPEVLPEFLEFVGDSAVVAHNIGFDSGFMRANARRCGLVWQPAAEYCTVQLSRRAFPRERAHNLTVLAERLGLNFAPGGRHRSYGDVQVTAQAYLRLLDMLKVGA; via the coding sequence GTGAACGTCGTCGTCTTCGATCTGGAAACCACGGGCCTCTCGCCGGAGCGCGACGCGGTGGTGGAAATCGGCGCGGTGCGGGTGGTCAATGGCCGCATTGAGGAAACGCAGAAATACGAGACCCTGGTGCGCCCGATGGGCGAATCCGGTCAGCCGCTGCTGATTCCCTGGCGCGTGGAGCGCATTCACGGCATCAGCAATGAGATGGTCCGCCACGCCCCCACCATGCCCGAGGTGCTGCCCGAATTTCTGGAGTTCGTGGGCGACTCGGCCGTGGTGGCGCACAACATCGGCTTCGACAGCGGATTCATGCGCGCCAACGCCCGGCGCTGCGGCCTGGTGTGGCAACCGGCGGCGGAATACTGCACCGTGCAACTGTCGCGCCGCGCCTTTCCCCGTGAACGCGCCCACAACCTGACCGTGCTGGCCGAACGCCTCGGCCTGAACTTCGCGCCCGGCGGACGCCACCGCAGCTACGGCGACGTGCAGGTGACCGCGCAGGCATATCTGCGCCTGCTGGACATGCTGAAGGTGGGCGCGTAG
- a CDS encoding VUT family protein, protein MNQFTVRGRPAPSGTTPLPLLLIALYALSILAANITLNKFIPLPVYGLLSVGTIFFAAVFTLRDRIHRAGGLKAVYIAIACALLINTLAALLTGTEWRFIGASFLAILAGELADTAVYQRLIHRSWWTRVLASNAVSVPLDSVLFNLLAFWGLMAGGEIAQIIFADILAKYLIAAVFAIRIRHASRALA, encoded by the coding sequence ATGAACCAGTTCACCGTCCGGGGACGCCCTGCCCCGTCTGGCACCACACCGTTGCCGCTGCTGCTGATCGCGCTGTACGCGCTGAGCATCCTGGCCGCCAACATCACCCTCAACAAGTTCATTCCGCTGCCGGTGTACGGCCTGCTCAGCGTCGGCACCATCTTCTTTGCCGCCGTGTTCACCCTGCGTGACCGCATTCACCGCGCCGGCGGCCTGAAGGCCGTGTACATTGCGATTGCCTGCGCCCTGCTGATCAACACGCTGGCCGCCCTGCTGACCGGCACCGAATGGCGCTTTATCGGTGCGTCGTTCCTGGCGATTCTGGCCGGCGAACTGGCCGACACCGCCGTGTACCAGCGCCTGATCCACCGCAGCTGGTGGACGCGGGTGCTGGCCTCCAACGCGGTCAGCGTGCCGCTGGACTCGGTGCTGTTCAATCTGCTGGCCTTCTGGGGCCTGATGGCCGGCGGCGAGATCGCGCAGATCATCTTTGCGGACATCCTGGCGAAGTACCTGATCGCCGCCGTGTTCGCCATTCGCATCCGGCACGCCAGCCGGGCGCTGGCCTGA
- a CDS encoding C39 family peptidase, protein MRARLPLLLLLLAAAPAQAASTPPGYVLSGMPLIRQSYNACGPASLTQVLRYYGVNADMATVSSFTRPSETSYMTAQAIVDFAPRVGMEARLYAGGSLNTVRAAIKNGVPVIALQTYVSPRGQAIPHWRVVVGYNDAARQTYLMDPLLGYVAMGYDDFSRVWADHHGQFALLYPPRLSATVKRVIG, encoded by the coding sequence GTGCGCGCCCGCCTGCCCCTGCTGCTCCTGCTGCTCGCCGCTGCCCCGGCGCAGGCGGCCTCCACCCCTCCTGGTTACGTGCTGTCCGGCATGCCGCTGATCCGCCAGAGCTACAACGCCTGCGGCCCCGCCAGCCTGACCCAGGTGCTGCGCTACTACGGCGTGAACGCGGACATGGCGACGGTCAGCAGTTTCACCCGCCCGTCGGAAACGTCGTACATGACGGCGCAGGCGATTGTGGATTTCGCGCCCAGGGTGGGCATGGAGGCGCGGCTGTACGCGGGCGGCTCGCTGAACACCGTGCGGGCCGCGATCAAGAACGGCGTGCCGGTCATTGCCCTGCAAACCTACGTCAGCCCGCGCGGGCAGGCGATTCCGCACTGGCGCGTGGTGGTGGGCTACAACGACGCCGCCCGCCAGACCTACCTGATGGATCCGTTGCTGGGCTACGTGGCGATGGGCTACGACGACTTCTCGCGCGTGTGGGCCGACCACCACGGCCAGTTCGCCCTGCTGTACCCACCCCGGCTGTCGGCCACGGTGAAACGGGTGATCGGCTAG
- a CDS encoding gluconokinase: MRLILMGVSGSGKTTLGEDLAAKTGWPFLDGDDFHTPEARAKMAAGLGLSDGDRQPWLLRLRAELLAHPQVILACSSLRRSYRDVLRVLDTRFIFLDVPPRLLLARLQERGDHYAHADLLPSQLDTLEPPDRDEADVMTLHVTPQDSPADLTRLALAALGLPHAR; this comes from the coding sequence ATGAGACTGATTCTGATGGGGGTGTCCGGCAGCGGCAAGACCACGCTGGGCGAGGATCTGGCCGCGAAGACCGGCTGGCCGTTTCTGGACGGCGACGACTTCCACACGCCGGAGGCCAGGGCCAAGATGGCCGCCGGGCTGGGCCTCAGCGACGGGGACCGCCAGCCCTGGCTGCTCCGCCTGCGGGCCGAACTGCTGGCCCACCCACAGGTCATCCTGGCGTGTTCCTCGCTGCGCCGCAGCTACCGCGACGTGCTGCGGGTGCTGGACACGCGCTTCATCTTTCTGGACGTGCCGCCGCGCCTGCTGCTGGCCCGCCTTCAGGAGCGCGGTGACCATTACGCCCACGCCGATCTGCTGCCCTCGCAGCTGGACACCCTGGAGCCGCCGGACCGCGACGAGGCCGACGTGATGACCCTGCACGTCACGCCGCAGGACTCGCCGGCTGATCTGACGCGGCTGGCGCTGGCCGCGCTGGGGCTGCCCCATGCCCGCTAA
- a CDS encoding S8 family peptidase: MKKDRFIVLRQDGGRPGEVRTEADSALPSRLDAGPEASATPVMTLEVQTLDHRELPDLLQDRTVRAAAPSIPMRLIRPVSRSEADASATGPTWGVQAVRADTSPQNGKGVTVAVLDTGIDPEHPAFEGVTLVRRDFTLADGDADGGVDAQGHGTHCAGTVFGREVAGQRIGVAPGVERALIGRVLGADGSGSSEGIARALAWAVQQGAHVVSMSLGMDFPGLVAELIRRGLPAELATSQALLDYRANLNLFGALAAYARSYGGDATPTLLVAAAGNESRRQQNPDWEVGVAPPAASDGFISVAAVGLGAQKTPDQGLTVAPFSNTGATLSGPGVDVTSARMGGGLVAYSGTSMATPHVAGVAALWFQALIDSGDLTRNTVETALKGSATRTPLIGGVDRLDVGLGLVQAPQ; the protein is encoded by the coding sequence ATGAAGAAGGACCGTTTCATCGTGTTGCGGCAGGACGGCGGGCGTCCGGGCGAGGTCAGGACCGAGGCGGACAGCGCCCTGCCGTCCCGCCTGGACGCAGGGCCCGAGGCGTCGGCCACGCCGGTCATGACGCTGGAGGTGCAGACCCTGGATCACCGCGAACTGCCCGATCTGCTTCAGGACAGGACCGTGCGGGCCGCCGCCCCCAGCATCCCCATGCGCCTGATCCGGCCGGTCAGCAGGTCAGAGGCTGATGCGAGCGCCACCGGACCCACCTGGGGCGTGCAGGCCGTGAGGGCCGACACCAGTCCGCAGAACGGCAAGGGCGTCACGGTGGCTGTGCTGGATACCGGCATCGACCCGGAACACCCGGCGTTTGAGGGCGTGACTCTGGTGCGGCGCGACTTCACGCTGGCCGATGGGGATGCGGACGGCGGCGTGGACGCCCAGGGTCACGGCACCCACTGCGCCGGAACGGTGTTCGGGCGCGAGGTGGCCGGGCAGCGCATCGGGGTGGCCCCCGGCGTGGAGCGGGCGCTGATCGGGCGGGTGCTGGGCGCGGACGGCAGCGGCAGCAGCGAGGGCATCGCGCGGGCGCTGGCCTGGGCGGTGCAGCAGGGCGCGCACGTGGTGAGCATGTCGCTGGGCATGGACTTTCCGGGTTTGGTGGCCGAATTGATCCGGCGCGGCCTGCCCGCTGAACTGGCCACCTCGCAGGCGCTGCTGGACTACCGCGCCAATCTTAACCTGTTCGGCGCGCTGGCCGCCTACGCCCGCAGCTACGGCGGCGACGCCACGCCCACCCTGCTCGTGGCCGCCGCAGGCAACGAGAGCCGCCGCCAGCAGAACCCCGACTGGGAAGTGGGCGTCGCGCCCCCTGCGGCTTCCGACGGCTTCATCTCGGTGGCGGCGGTGGGGCTGGGCGCCCAGAAGACGCCGGATCAGGGCCTGACCGTCGCGCCGTTTTCCAACACTGGGGCCACCCTGAGCGGTCCCGGCGTGGACGTCACCTCGGCCAGGATGGGCGGCGGGCTGGTGGCCTACAGCGGGACCAGCATGGCGACGCCGCATGTCGCCGGGGTGGCCGCACTGTGGTTCCAGGCCCTGATCGACTCGGGTGACCTGACGCGCAACACGGTGGAAACCGCCCTGAAGGGCAGCGCCACCCGCACACCGCTGATCGGGGGGGTGGACCGGCTGGATGTGGGGCTGGGACTGGTGCAGGCTCCACAATAA
- a CDS encoding AI-2E family transporter: MTLPPSPAPRPPAGDWRAARDVRDLIRRLWAMPVVRLIFYAVLTVLAVRALLWGSQLLASVLLTVLTAYGLAFLVNPILEWLERRRVGRMVGVLLLLLLLLGLTTLLIMTLSQQIAGLISGIPVIAINLKIALFNVLDRLDSIQGVQGLKASVSTYIDEQTNNITENAGPLLERLLNSGPNVLNTLSNLVGWLGQLGFIVTLAAYFMLDYERVGHSLLRVFPRQSQPTVLRLAEDVSQSFGGFLRGQLLLMLTGAVLSTLGLLALNVPNALALGALSGLLSLVPYIGIVLAAVAAMLQAIPQGGLTIGLVAALFFVINQLQGNVLGPLIMGRVVSLSPAAILIALLVGLALAGPVGAIIAIPTATLLKRWLERYWMTSAAYRGVGGAVPEELQDGAQR, translated from the coding sequence ATGACCCTGCCGCCTTCTCCCGCGCCGCGTCCGCCGGCGGGTGACTGGCGGGCGGCGCGCGACGTGCGTGACCTGATCCGTCGGCTGTGGGCCATGCCCGTGGTGCGCCTGATCTTCTACGCGGTGCTGACTGTGCTGGCCGTGCGCGCCCTGCTGTGGGGCAGCCAGCTGCTGGCCAGCGTGCTGCTGACGGTGCTGACCGCCTACGGCCTGGCCTTTCTGGTCAACCCCATTCTGGAGTGGCTGGAGCGCCGCCGGGTGGGGCGCATGGTGGGGGTGCTGCTGCTGCTGCTGCTGCTGCTGGGCCTGACCACGCTGCTGATCATGACCCTCAGCCAGCAGATCGCCGGCCTGATCTCCGGGATTCCGGTGATCGCCATCAACCTCAAGATTGCGCTGTTCAACGTGCTGGACAGGCTGGACAGCATTCAGGGCGTGCAGGGCCTGAAAGCCAGCGTCAGCACCTACATCGACGAGCAGACCAACAACATCACCGAGAACGCCGGGCCGCTGCTGGAACGGCTGCTGAACTCGGGCCCCAACGTGCTGAACACGCTGTCCAATCTGGTGGGCTGGCTGGGGCAGCTGGGCTTTATCGTGACGCTGGCGGCGTACTTCATGCTGGACTACGAGCGGGTGGGCCACAGTCTGCTGCGCGTGTTTCCGCGCCAGTCGCAGCCCACCGTGCTGCGGCTCGCGGAGGACGTGAGCCAGAGCTTCGGCGGCTTCCTGCGCGGTCAGCTGCTGCTGATGCTGACCGGCGCGGTGCTGTCCACGCTGGGCCTGCTGGCCCTGAACGTGCCGAACGCGTTGGCCCTGGGCGCCCTGAGCGGCCTGCTGAGTCTGGTGCCGTACATCGGGATCGTGCTGGCCGCCGTGGCCGCCATGTTGCAGGCGATTCCGCAGGGTGGGCTGACCATCGGGCTGGTGGCGGCGCTGTTCTTCGTTATCAACCAGTTGCAGGGCAACGTGCTGGGGCCGCTGATCATGGGCCGGGTGGTCAGCCTCAGCCCGGCGGCGATCCTGATCGCGCTGCTCGTCGGGCTGGCGCTGGCGGGGCCGGTGGGCGCGATCATCGCCATTCCCACCGCCACGCTGCTCAAGCGCTGGCTGGAACGTTACTGGATGACCAGCGCCGCGTACCGGGGCGTGGGGGGCGCGGTGCCTGAGGAACTGCAGGACGGGGCGCAGCGGTGA